From Triticum urartu cultivar G1812 chromosome 2, Tu2.1, whole genome shotgun sequence, a single genomic window includes:
- the LOC125539082 gene encoding mitochondrial 2-oxoglutarate/malate carrier protein codes for MAGGGGKPFGDNVFAGHAAAGAAAISASAVAVHPLDTVKSLLQLSAAGQKQKMGIRHAVDRLMHVSGPAGLYSGIGWSILGKLPGLGARFGTYELLTAFYKDGREDNHVNYSEAMLAGITAGAVEAFVCTPFELLKLRSQVGSAIPMKATNPANVIQESFPLLSKLLPGHVPDMRVWNSSVSLLSNLSPKHPDMMGALKQHPWMLTGSGKPPLPSDVQVPSRVIALEGWGALWRGLRPGVARDCVFSGMFFSCWQFIHTAMLTWQSVNMNPEPRNLEEAGPVPPLASSLAAGFSGVVAAAASHTFDTAKSRSQCTVIPKYIAMERRFLKWRAPGMWIERMTGTSPADRNVLFRGIGLRMARSGIASFVLVGSYYLAVDQLL; via the exons ATGGCCGGAGGCGGCGGCAAGCCGTTCGGGGACAACGTGTTCGCCGGCCACGCGGCCGCGGGAGCCGCGGCGATCAGCGCCTCCGCCGTCGCCGTCCACCCCCTCGACACCGTCAAGAGCCTCCTCCAG TTGAGCGCGGCGGGGCAGAAGCAGAAGATGGGGATCCGTCATGCGGTGGACCGGCTCATGCACGTCTCCGGCCCTGCAG GTCTTTACAGTGGCATTGGGTGGTCAATATTAGGTAAACTGCCTGGTTTGGGAGCACGTTTTGGGACCTATGAGCTTTTAACAGCCTTCTATAAAG ATGGCAGGGAGGACAACCATGTTAATTATTCTGAGGCAATGTTGGCTGGCATAACCGCTGGTGCAGTAGAGGCATTTGTGTGCACACCATTTGAACTTCTCAAACTTCGGTCCCAAGTTGGTTCTGCCATACCTATGAAAGCTACGAACCCTGCTAATGTTATACAGGAGTCGTTTCCACTGCTTTCCAAGCTATTACCTGGCCATGTCCCTGACATGAGAGTATGGAATAGCAGTGTTAGTCTGTTGTCCAATCTTTCCCCCAAGCATCCTGACATGATGGGTGCCCTGAAACAGCACCCATGGATGCTGACTGGCTCTGGGAAGCCCCCGTTACCCTCTGATGTTCAGGTGCCTTCGAGAGTGATAGCACTTGAAGGATGGGGTGCTTTATGGAGAGGACTTAGGCCAGGGGTAGCCCGAGACTGTGTCTTTAGTGGAATGTTCTTTTCTTGTTGGCAATTCATACATACGGCGATGCTTACTTGGCAGTCTGTTAACATGAACCCTGAACCCAG GAATTTAGAAGAAGCAGGTCCTGTACCCCCTTTAGCTTCTAGTCTTGCTGCAGGCTTCTCTGGAGTTGTAGCAGCTGCTGCTTCACATACGTTTGATACTGCCAAAAGTCGTTCACAGTGCACTGTGATACCTAAG TATATAGCAATGGAGAGGAGGTTTCTTAAATGGAGAGCACCAGGAATGTGGATAGAGAGAATGACAGGAACGTCACCTGCTGACAGGAATGTTCTATTTCGTGGCATTGGGCTACGGATGGCACGCAGTGGAATTGCATCTTTTGTACTTGTTGGGTCCTACTATTTAGCGGTAGATCAGCTCTTGTAG